The following proteins come from a genomic window of Halomarina ordinaria:
- a CDS encoding 50S ribosomal protein L32e, whose amino-acid sequence MADDENDRNDEDVAELTDISGVGEAKAESLREAGFETVEDVRAASQDELAEADGIGNALAARIKADVGGLELREEDETEAEIEDETPEAEAPAEEDVETELQPRGLAEKTPTLDEETDRLLAQRKREGTPAFRRQDYHKKKRTPESWRRPRGGLSKQRRGFKGKGPKVHSGYRTPKAVRGLHPSGFEEVHVHNVADLDGVDGDTEAVRIASTVGARKRERIEEEAEDAGIRVLNPTYVEVEVND is encoded by the coding sequence ATGGCAGACGACGAGAACGACCGGAACGACGAGGACGTCGCGGAGCTCACCGACATCTCCGGCGTCGGCGAGGCGAAAGCCGAGTCGCTGCGGGAGGCGGGCTTCGAGACCGTCGAGGACGTCCGGGCCGCGAGCCAGGACGAACTGGCGGAAGCCGACGGCATCGGGAACGCGCTCGCCGCGCGTATCAAGGCCGACGTCGGCGGACTCGAACTCCGCGAGGAGGACGAGACCGAGGCGGAGATCGAAGACGAGACCCCCGAGGCCGAAGCGCCCGCCGAGGAGGACGTCGAGACGGAACTGCAGCCCCGTGGGCTCGCGGAGAAGACGCCCACGCTGGACGAGGAGACCGACCGGCTGCTCGCCCAGCGCAAGCGCGAGGGCACGCCCGCGTTCCGCCGCCAGGACTACCACAAGAAGAAGCGTACGCCAGAGTCGTGGCGACGCCCCCGCGGCGGCCTGTCGAAACAGCGCCGCGGCTTCAAGGGGAAGGGCCCGAAGGTCCACTCCGGCTACCGGACGCCGAAGGCGGTCCGCGGCCTGCACCCGAGCGGCTTCGAGGAGGTCCACGTGCACAACGTCGCGGACCTCGACGGTGTCGACGGCGACACCGAGGCCGTCCGCATCGCCTCCACGGTCGGCGCGCGCAAGCGCGAGCGCATCGAGGAGGAAGCCGAGGACGCCGGCATCCGCGTCCTGAACCCGACGTACGTCGAGGTGGAAGTCAATGACTGA
- a CDS encoding uL15m family ribosomal protein produces the protein MTSKKRRQRGSRTHGGGTHKNRRGAGNRGGRGRAGRNKHEFHQYEPLGKYGFNRPEKAKETVVTVDLQKLDEDIALHVEEGVAEETDDGYAVDARDVAEDGHSADAVKVLGNGQVFNTLDVTADAFSDSAVSLIEDEGGSATLTERGEARHAEKHTPDDSGPDE, from the coding sequence ATGACCAGCAAGAAACGCAGACAGCGGGGCTCGCGCACGCACGGCGGCGGCACGCACAAGAACCGACGCGGGGCCGGTAACCGCGGCGGTCGCGGCCGCGCCGGGCGCAACAAACACGAGTTCCACCAGTACGAACCGCTCGGCAAGTACGGCTTCAACCGCCCGGAGAAGGCGAAGGAGACGGTCGTCACCGTCGACCTCCAGAAGCTCGACGAGGACATCGCGCTCCACGTCGAGGAGGGGGTCGCCGAGGAGACCGACGACGGCTACGCCGTCGACGCGCGCGACGTCGCCGAGGACGGCCACAGCGCCGACGCCGTGAAGGTGCTCGGCAACGGCCAGGTGTTCAACACCCTCGACGTCACCGCCGACGCGTTCTCCGACAGCGCCGTCTCCCTCATCGAAGACGAGGGGGGGAGCGCCACCCTCACCGAACGCGGCGAGGCTCGCCACGCCGAAAAGCATACACCCGACGACTCCGGACCGGACGAGTAA
- a CDS encoding 50S ribosomal protein L18: MATGPRYKVPMRRRREARTDYHQRLRLLKSGSARLVARTSNKHARAQLVTTSDEGDRTLASAHSSDLADYGWEAPTGNLPAAYLTGYLAGLRAVDEGLDEAVLDIGLNTATPGSKVFAIQEGAIDAGLDVPHNDEVFAEWERTRGEHIADYAEQRDEPLYGGDFDASTLPEHFDDVRERLEEDR; the protein is encoded by the coding sequence ATGGCAACCGGACCACGATACAAAGTGCCGATGCGGCGCCGCCGCGAGGCACGAACGGACTACCATCAGCGGTTGCGCCTGTTGAAATCCGGCAGCGCACGCCTCGTTGCTCGCACGAGCAACAAGCACGCCAGGGCGCAGCTGGTGACTACCAGCGACGAGGGGGACCGCACGCTAGCCAGCGCTCACTCGAGCGACCTCGCCGACTACGGCTGGGAGGCGCCGACGGGGAACCTCCCCGCGGCGTACCTGACCGGCTACCTCGCCGGCCTGCGCGCCGTCGACGAGGGCCTCGACGAGGCGGTACTCGACATCGGCCTCAACACGGCGACGCCCGGCAGCAAGGTGTTCGCCATCCAGGAGGGCGCCATCGACGCCGGCCTCGACGTCCCGCACAACGACGAGGTGTTCGCGGAGTGGGAGCGCACCCGCGGCGAGCACATCGCCGACTACGCGGAGCAGCGCGACGAGCCGCTCTACGGCGGCGACTTCGACGCGAGCACGCTACCTGAGCACTTCGATGACGTACGAGAACGACTGGAGGAAGACCGATGA
- a CDS encoding 50S ribosomal protein L19e — MTDLSAQKRLAADVLDVGKNRVWFDPDAHGEIADAITREDIRELVSQGTIDTKSDARSNSRGRARERNRKRAYGHRKGPGSRKGKSGAREGKKKSWMSRIRAQRATLRDLRDSGELDRSEYRELYGMASGGEFDSVSDLERYVENNY; from the coding sequence ATGACTGACCTGAGCGCACAGAAGCGACTGGCGGCCGACGTCCTCGACGTCGGGAAGAACCGCGTCTGGTTCGACCCCGACGCACACGGCGAGATCGCGGACGCCATCACGCGCGAGGACATCCGCGAACTCGTCTCGCAGGGGACCATCGACACGAAGAGTGACGCGCGCTCGAACTCGCGCGGTCGCGCCCGCGAGCGCAACCGCAAGCGCGCCTACGGCCACCGCAAGGGCCCCGGCTCCCGCAAGGGGAAGTCGGGCGCCCGCGAGGGCAAGAAGAAGAGCTGGATGAGTCGCATTCGCGCCCAGCGCGCGACGCTGCGCGACCTCCGAGACTCGGGCGAACTCGACCGCTCCGAGTACCGCGAGCTGTACGGCATGGCGAGCGGCGGGGAGTTCGACAGCGTGAGTGACCTCGAACGATACGTGGAGAACAACTACTAA
- a CDS encoding 30S ribosomal protein S5, producing the protein MSNGNGWEPKTRLGRMVLDGDVTDMGQALETGLPLKEPEVVDRLLPNLEDDVLDINMVQRMTDSGRRVKFRCSVVVGNKDGYVGYAEGRDDQVGGAIQKAIEVAKLNIIAVPRGSGSWEDRPGGVNSLMRRTTGKAGSVKVEIMPAPRGLGLAAAPTVRSVLELAGIEDAWTKSHGNTRTTVNLAKATYKALENVSQSRTPQRAREVQQEAR; encoded by the coding sequence ATGAGTAACGGAAACGGCTGGGAGCCGAAGACGCGACTGGGCCGGATGGTCCTCGACGGCGACGTCACGGACATGGGCCAGGCCCTCGAGACGGGCCTGCCGCTCAAGGAGCCGGAGGTCGTCGACCGTCTGCTTCCCAACCTCGAAGACGACGTGCTGGACATCAACATGGTCCAGCGCATGACCGACTCCGGGCGACGCGTGAAGTTCCGGTGTTCGGTCGTCGTCGGCAACAAGGACGGCTACGTCGGCTACGCGGAGGGTCGCGACGACCAGGTCGGCGGCGCCATCCAGAAGGCCATCGAGGTGGCGAAGCTGAACATCATCGCCGTCCCCCGCGGCTCGGGGTCGTGGGAGGACCGCCCCGGCGGGGTCAACTCCCTGATGCGCCGAACGACCGGCAAGGCCGGCTCCGTGAAGGTGGAGATCATGCCCGCGCCGCGCGGGCTGGGGCTGGCCGCCGCGCCGACCGTCCGCAGCGTCCTGGAACTCGCCGGTATCGAGGACGCGTGGACGAAGTCCCACGGCAACACCCGGACGACGGTCAACCTCGCGAAGGCGACCTACAAGGCACTGGAGAACGTCTCGCAATCTCGGACGCCCCAGCGCGCCCGTGAAGTCCAGCAGGAGGCCCGCTGA
- the secY gene encoding preprotein translocase subunit SecY, whose product MSWKETAAPVLTRMPTVSRPEGHVPFRRKLTWTAGVLVLYFFLTNVLIWGLQGSGTDAFGQFRTILAGGQGSILQLGIGPIVTASIVLQLLGGANLLGLDTNDPRDQSIYQGLQKLLVVVMIFLTGIPLVFFGNFLPASPQLAGELGTSLFAVQVLIFAQIAVGGLLILFMDEVISKWGVGSGVGLFIIAGVSQALIGGFFGWSGLAEGAQDGFFATWFGILTGQVQTGPLTQLSGIEFLLFGEGELLALFTTLLIFGIVVYAESVRVEIPLSHSRVRGARGRFPVKLIYASVLPMILVRALQANIQFLGRILVSQSPGQQVITIFGTELPWLGTYTAQQGQLQPSGGLFYYFAPIYSPQEWIPALSTQPVDIFIRIGVDLTFMVIGGAIFAIFWVETTGMGPEATAQQIQRSGMQIPGFRKSPGVIEKVLERYIPQVTVIGGALVGLLAVAANMLGTIGTVSGTGLLLTVSITYKLYEEIAEEQLMEMHPMMRQMFGANS is encoded by the coding sequence ATGAGTTGGAAGGAGACCGCCGCACCGGTACTCACGCGGATGCCCACAGTGTCCCGTCCGGAGGGACACGTGCCGTTCCGCCGTAAGCTCACGTGGACGGCGGGCGTCCTCGTGTTGTACTTTTTCCTGACGAACGTGCTCATCTGGGGCCTCCAGGGCTCGGGCACCGACGCGTTCGGTCAGTTCCGCACCATCCTCGCCGGAGGACAGGGGAGTATCCTGCAGCTGGGTATCGGTCCCATCGTCACCGCGAGCATCGTCCTGCAGCTGCTGGGCGGTGCGAACCTGCTCGGGTTGGACACGAACGACCCGCGCGACCAGTCCATCTATCAGGGGCTCCAGAAGCTGCTGGTCGTGGTGATGATCTTCCTGACGGGCATCCCGCTGGTGTTCTTCGGGAACTTCCTCCCGGCGAGCCCTCAGCTCGCGGGTGAGCTCGGCACGTCCCTGTTCGCCGTGCAGGTGCTCATCTTCGCGCAAATCGCCGTCGGCGGTCTCCTCATCCTGTTCATGGACGAAGTCATCTCGAAGTGGGGTGTCGGGAGCGGCGTCGGGCTGTTCATCATCGCCGGCGTGAGCCAGGCGCTCATCGGCGGGTTCTTCGGCTGGAGCGGGCTCGCCGAGGGTGCCCAGGACGGCTTCTTCGCCACCTGGTTCGGCATCCTCACCGGGCAGGTCCAGACCGGGCCGCTCACGCAGCTGAGCGGCATCGAGTTCCTGCTGTTCGGCGAGGGCGAACTGCTCGCGCTGTTCACGACGCTACTCATCTTCGGCATCGTCGTCTACGCGGAGTCCGTCCGCGTCGAGATCCCACTCAGCCACTCGCGGGTCCGCGGCGCGCGCGGTCGCTTCCCGGTGAAGCTCATCTACGCGAGCGTCCTGCCGATGATCCTCGTCCGCGCGCTGCAGGCGAACATCCAGTTCCTGGGGCGCATCCTCGTCTCGCAGAGCCCGGGCCAGCAGGTCATCACCATCTTCGGCACGGAACTGCCGTGGCTGGGGACGTACACGGCCCAGCAGGGACAGCTCCAGCCGAGCGGCGGGCTGTTCTACTACTTCGCGCCCATCTACTCCCCGCAGGAGTGGATTCCGGCGCTCTCGACACAACCCGTGGACATCTTCATCCGCATCGGGGTCGACCTGACGTTCATGGTCATCGGCGGCGCCATCTTCGCCATCTTCTGGGTCGAGACCACCGGCATGGGGCCGGAGGCGACCGCCCAGCAGATCCAGCGCTCCGGGATGCAGATTCCGGGCTTCCGGAAGAGCCCGGGCGTCATCGAGAAGGTGCTCGAACGCTACATCCCGCAGGTCACCGTCATCGGCGGCGCCCTCGTCGGCCTGCTCGCCGTCGCGGCGAACATGCTCGGCACCATCGGCACCGTCTCCGGGACGGGCCTGCTGCTGACGGTCTCCATCACGTACAAACTGTACGAGGAGATCGCCGAAGAACAGCTCATGGAGATGCACCCCATGATGCGCCAGATGTTCGGCGCGAATAGCTGA
- the rpmD gene encoding 50S ribosomal protein L30: MRALVQVRGEVDMSAGVRDTMSMLNLGRVNHCTFVPDTEAYRGMVTKVNDWVAHGEPSEEVVATLVATRAEPAEGSDDVDDEWVADNTDYGSIDALAEAIVAEETTLREQGLSPTLRLHPPRGGHDGIKHPTKEGGQLGKHTTEGIDDLLTSMR, from the coding sequence ATGCGGGCGCTCGTGCAGGTCCGCGGCGAGGTCGACATGAGCGCCGGCGTCCGCGACACGATGTCGATGCTCAACCTCGGGCGCGTCAACCACTGTACGTTCGTGCCCGACACCGAGGCCTACCGCGGGATGGTCACGAAGGTCAACGACTGGGTCGCCCACGGCGAACCCTCGGAGGAGGTCGTCGCGACGCTCGTCGCGACGCGCGCCGAACCCGCCGAGGGGAGCGACGACGTGGACGACGAGTGGGTCGCCGACAACACGGACTACGGCAGTATCGACGCGCTGGCCGAGGCCATCGTGGCCGAGGAGACGACGCTGCGCGAGCAGGGTCTCTCGCCGACGCTGCGGCTCCACCCGCCGCGCGGCGGCCACGACGGCATCAAGCACCCCACGAAGGAGGGGGGCCAGCTGGGCAAACACACCACCGAGGGGATCGACGACCTCCTCACCTCGATGCGATAA